The following coding sequences lie in one Mercenaria mercenaria strain notata chromosome 5, MADL_Memer_1, whole genome shotgun sequence genomic window:
- the LOC123556745 gene encoding cysteine and tyrosine-rich protein 1-like, giving the protein MDLLILLYLLCFIGPVLCGEYCYDSGRTFYCDYDCCGSYGDEYCCGVYSWIIVVAVIGAIALISFLVIVYCVWKKHNMKKGRVINTTPQTQVQTAHFIHAPPPQQPPAYQHQPPVFQPQQQGMYPPPPPSNYGADPAYPPNH; this is encoded by the exons ATGGACTTATTAATCTTGCTTTACCTCCTTTGTTTTATAG GCCCTGTACTATGTGGTGAGTACTGTTACGACAGTGGTCGAACGTTTTACTGTGACTACGACTGTTGTGGAAGTTACGGGGATGAGTACTGCTGTGGTGTGTATTCCTGGATAATAGTTGTCGCCGTTATCGGTGCAATTGCACTCATCAGTTTTCTCGTCATTGTATATTGTGTGTGGAAGAAGCATAATATGAAGAAAGGACGTGTTATTAATACCACCCCACAAACACAAG ttcAAACAGCACATTTTATCCATGCTCCACCCCCGCAGCAGCCTCCAGCTTATCAGCACCAGCCTCCAGTTTTCCAGCCCCAGCAACAAGGGATGtatccacccccacccccttcaAACTATGGAGCTGACCCAGCATATCCTCCTAATCACTAA